The Hyphomicrobiales bacterium genome has a window encoding:
- a CDS encoding hypothetical protein (Evidence 5 : Unknown function) has protein sequence MLVKAGPDGMPSGELAERLEIPPTRMSFHLATLERSGLVASRRDGRRIIYAASYDDMRGLLGFITEDCCGGNVAICGDLMTLANKSCVSATC, from the coding sequence ATGCTGGTGAAAGCCGGACCTGACGGGATGCCGTCAGGAGAGCTAGCGGAGCGTCTTGAGATCCCTCCGACACGGATGAGCTTCCATCTGGCGACGCTGGAGCGATCGGGTCTCGTCGCGTCGCGGCGTGATGGACGCCGGATCATCTACGCCGCGAGCTACGATGACATGCGGGGGCTCCTCGGCTTCATCACCGAGGACTGCTGCGGCGGCAATGTTGCCATCTGTGGTGACCTCATGACGCTGGCCAACAAATCCTGCGTTTCGGCGACGTGCTGA
- the arsC gene encoding arsenate reductase: protein MTVTIYHNPACGTSRNALAMIRLSGEEPVVVEYLKTPPKRETLVSLLAAMKLTPRDVLRQKGTPYAELGLEDASLTDEALLDAMMAHPILINRPIVITDKGVRLCRPSEAVLELLDRPVASFTKEDGEVVGDVGARS, encoded by the coding sequence ATGACCGTCACCATCTACCACAACCCCGCCTGTGGCACGTCACGCAACGCGTTGGCGATGATCCGCCTCTCCGGCGAAGAGCCGGTTGTCGTTGAGTATCTCAAGACGCCGCCGAAGCGGGAGACGCTGGTTTCCCTCCTAGCAGCGATGAAGCTCACGCCTCGCGATGTCCTTCGCCAGAAGGGGACGCCCTATGCCGAACTTGGCCTCGAGGACGCGAGCCTCACGGACGAGGCGCTTCTGGATGCGATGATGGCACATCCCATCCTGATCAACCGGCCGATTGTCATCACGGACAAGGGCGTCAGGCTATGCCGCCCATCCGAGGCGGTTCTCGAGTTGCTCGACCGACCGGTGGCGAGCTTCACCAAGGAAGACGGCGAGGTCGTGGGCGACGTAGGAGCAAGGTCATGA
- a CDS encoding Arsenate reductase, translated as MVIMARAPLNVLFVCTGNSARSIMAEAIIGRIAPGKFKGYSAGSDPREEINPFAARLLKSLNFDVTQFEPKSWEQFAKVDAPPLDFVFTLCDDAANEPCPHWPGQPMSAHWGLPDPAAFVGEDVQKALAFADAYRMLNNRISIFSNLPLASLERVALQHRLDAIGTDPGMKDDAA; from the coding sequence ATGGTGATCATGGCTCGGGCTCCCCTCAACGTTCTCTTCGTCTGCACTGGCAACTCGGCCCGATCGATCATGGCCGAGGCGATCATCGGCCGGATCGCTCCCGGGAAGTTCAAGGGCTACAGCGCCGGCAGCGATCCCCGCGAAGAGATCAACCCGTTCGCGGCCCGGCTGCTCAAGTCGCTGAACTTCGACGTCACGCAATTCGAGCCGAAGAGCTGGGAGCAGTTTGCGAAGGTCGACGCGCCGCCCCTGGATTTCGTCTTCACGCTCTGCGACGACGCTGCGAACGAGCCTTGCCCGCACTGGCCGGGTCAGCCGATGAGCGCCCACTGGGGCTTGCCGGACCCTGCCGCATTCGTCGGCGAGGACGTCCAGAAGGCCCTTGCCTTCGCCGACGCCTACCGCATGCTGAACAACCGGATCTCGATCTTCAGCAACTTGCCGCTGGCCTCCCTCGAGCGGGTCGCCCTACAGCACCGGCTGGACGCGATCGGAACGGATCCCGGAATGAAGGACGACGCAGCTTGA
- a CDS encoding Arsenate reductase; ArsR family transcriptional regulator: MTTRLEAANAVELLGALAQPTRLEIFRLLMRYRPHGLAAGDIGRLLAVQHNTLSTHLAALEQVGLLASRREGRHIIFAAVPDRADALLGFLSEACCTERPSVCGSEAASYLSRREAEPTEKPWRVLIVCTGNSARSIMAEAVMNREGLGRIRAYSAGSRPHEEPHPQALRLLADLGYETTDFRSKSWDEFLGADAPPIDLVVTVCDSAAEEECPSFPGAPLRVHWGLDDPARIGGPAEAQRAAFRQSYRDLTARVTALVNLPFETMTLAELAPALEAIGRMDGATPKSLAQAA; the protein is encoded by the coding sequence TTGACTACCCGCCTCGAAGCCGCCAACGCCGTCGAGCTGCTGGGTGCGCTCGCCCAGCCCACACGGCTGGAGATCTTCCGGCTGTTGATGCGCTATCGGCCGCATGGCCTTGCGGCAGGCGATATCGGTCGGCTGCTGGCGGTTCAGCACAACACGCTGTCGACCCACCTTGCGGCGCTGGAGCAGGTCGGCCTGCTGGCGTCGCGCCGCGAGGGCCGCCACATCATCTTCGCGGCGGTGCCCGACCGAGCCGACGCCCTTCTCGGCTTCCTGTCGGAGGCGTGTTGCACGGAGCGCCCGTCTGTCTGCGGGAGCGAGGCCGCATCTTATCTCTCCCGCAGGGAGGCGGAGCCGACCGAGAAGCCCTGGCGGGTTCTCATCGTCTGCACTGGCAACTCCGCCCGGTCGATCATGGCGGAGGCGGTCATGAACCGCGAAGGCCTCGGCCGCATCCGAGCCTATTCGGCGGGAAGCCGCCCGCATGAGGAACCGCATCCGCAGGCGCTTCGGCTGCTTGCCGATCTGGGCTACGAGACAACCGATTTCCGATCGAAGTCCTGGGACGAATTCCTGGGCGCTGACGCCCCCCCGATCGACCTCGTCGTCACGGTCTGCGATTCCGCCGCGGAGGAGGAGTGCCCGTCGTTCCCGGGAGCGCCCTTGCGCGTCCACTGGGGACTGGATGATCCGGCTCGTATCGGCGGGCCCGCCGAGGCGCAGCGTGCCGCCTTCCGTCAGAGTTATCGCGATCTGACCGCTCGGGTCACTGCCCTCGTAAACCTGCCGTTCGAGACCATGACGCTGGCCGAGCTGGCGCCTGCGCTCGAGGCCATTGGACGCATGGACGGGGCCACGCCCAAATCGCTCGCTCAGGCGGCCTGA